A stretch of DNA from Rhodococcus sp. NBC_00297:
ACATGGACGTGTACCAGCACATCAACCACGCACGCATGGTGACGCTGCTGGAGGAGGCCCGCATCCCGTGGCTCATGGCCGACGGTGTCCCCACCGCGACCCTGCGGAACAGTGCGGTGATCGCCGACCTGCACGTGCGCTACCGCGGCCAGTTGCGCCACGAGGACACGCCTCTCGACGTGTTCATGTGGGTGGAGCAGTTGCGGGCCGTCGACTTCACGGCGGGATACGAGGTGCGCCCGCACGGCGCACCGATGAGTACTCCGCCGGCCATCGTGGCGTCCACGCAGATCGCAGCCTTCGACATCGACACCCAGCGCCTGCGCCGGCTGTCCGGCGACGAGCGTGAGTACCTGCAGCGCTGGCAGCGGCCGTGACGGGTGCGCTGGCCGAGCGGTCGGTGACCGTCCCGGACTCGCGGGACCGGGACGATCTGTCGACCTTCCTGACCCACGCCGCGCGGCTCGACCCGGGCGCGGTGGTGCGCCTCCGGCGCCGCGGTGACAGTCACGTGGTCGCGTGGATCGAGACCGGATTCGACGTCCTCGCCGCCCGCGTGATCCGCGCCCGGGTGCTGCCGTCGGACGTCACCGTGGCCGCGGACGGGCTCCTCTCGGCGATGCGATCCGCCGGACCTGCACCGTTCGATCCCGGCTTCGGCATGGACTCCGCCTGGCGCGGTCCGGTGCCGCCGGACGCCGGGTGGACCCATGTGGACGACGTCCCCGGTCCGGTGTTCGTGGAGCTGGCCGAGCGTGGTGTCGCCCTGGCCCGCGAACACGGAACCGATCACGGCCCGCCCGTGTCGCTGCTCGATCAGGACGTGGTGACCGTCGAGGCCGACGGCGAGGCGGTGCCCGTGTCGATGCGCATGATCTTCGCGCTCAACGCCATGAAGTTCGTGCCCACGGTGTCCGACTCGTCGCGGAGTGCGGACGACGCGCGCGTCCGGGTGCGAATCGCTCGGTCGTGGATCCGGCTCGACGCCCGCTACGGATCGGTGTTCCGCAGCCGGGGCGCCACGATCCCGCTCATGGTGTCCTGATCGACCCGCACCGCGACTCGTTCAGACGAGCCAGGCCGCCGCGTCGGCCGGAAGCAGCCCGTCCTGCAACGGTGCGCTGGCGAGCAGCAGCGCTCCCGGCGGCAGGGTGATGGGCTCGGACGTGGTGTTCAGAGCGCAGATGACGCCGCCGCGGCGCCGGAACGCCAGACACCCGGGAGGGCTCCCGTACCACTCGACTCCGGGCTCGCTGAACTCCGGCCGCGCGGCCCGCAGGCTCAACGCCGTCCGATAGAGGCTCAGCATGGAGTCCACGTCCTCGAGTTGGCTCTCCACGGTCAGCGGGGCCCACTCGGCGGGAATCGGCAACCAGGTCTCCCGCGCCGTCGAGAATCCGAACGGCGGCTCGGTGCCCTCCCACGGCAGCGGGACGCGGCACGCGTCTCGTCCGCGTTCCTGGCCGCCGGATCGGAACCAGGCGGGATCCTGCAGAGCGGAGTCGGGGAGGTCCGCGTTGGGCAGCCCGAGCTCGGAGCCGTTGTAGACGAACACGACACCGGGGAGCGCCAGCAGGACCAGGGCCATCGCGCGTGCGCGCTGCAGACCCTGCTCACCTCCGCCGTACCGGGTGACCTCGCGGTCGACGTCGTGGTTGGACAGGGTCCACGTCGGCGTGCCGCCGACACGGTCGACCGCGTCGAGCGAGTTGTCGACGGCATCCCTGATGGCCGAGGCGTCGAACGCGGACTCGGCCAGCCGGAAGTTGAAGCCCAGGGTGAGCTCGTCGGGACGGATGTAGCGACTGAAGCGTTCGTTGTCCTGGACCCACACCTCGCCGACCGTCATCGCGCCGTCGTACTCGTCCACGACCCGGCGGATGGCGCGGTGGATCTCGTGCACCCCGTCGTCGTCGAAACGGGGGTCCCCGTCCTCGTTGCGCATCAGCTCGTTCACGGACAGATCCATGTCCGGGAGATCCGCCGGCTTGGCCATGCCGTGGGCCACGTCGATGCGGAACCCGTCGACACCGCGGTCGAGCCAGAACCGGATCGTCGCCTCCAGGTCGGCGAGCACCTCGGGTTCGGTCCAGTTCAGATCCGGCTGCTCGGGCGCGAAGATGTGGAGGTACCACTGACCGGGTGTGCCGTCCGTCTCGGTGACGCGGTGCCACGCGGGACCGCCGAAGATGCTGGGCCAGTTGTTCGGCGGCTCGGAGCCGTCGCCCTTGCCGTCCCGGAACACGTAGCGGGCCCGCTCCGGGCTCCCGGGCGCCGCGGCCAGAGCGGCCTGGAACCATTCGTGCTGATCGCTCGTGTGGTTCGGGACCAGGTCCATCGTGACCTTCATGCCCCGCGCGTGTGCCTCCGTCACCACGGCGTCCATCGTCTCGAGAGATCCGAACAGCGGATCGATGTCGCGTGGATCGGACACGTCGTATCCGTGGTCGACCATCGGCGACCGCATCACCGGACTGAGCCAGAGTGCATCGACGCCGAGCAGTTCCAGGTATCCGAGCTTGTCCCGGATGCCACCCAGATCACCGATCCCGTCGCCGTCGGAGTCCGCGAACGAGCGGGGGTAGATCTGGTAGAAGACGGCGTCGGACCACCAGGGGGCCGGGGCGGACGGGCCGTCGGCGGGGGACAGGCCGGCGGACGCGTCGATCGGAGTGCTCACAGGCGCAATAGTGCCAAAGGCCGAGCCGCGAGGGGCGGTGCGCCCGTCACCACGACCCCTCCGGCCTGCCCGGCCTCTCGTGGCGACCGGCCTCCGGCCTGCCCGGCTCCCACGAGAATCACCACGCGTCCGCTGTTCATGCCATGGGAAGGTCAAGAAAATCGGGACGATCGGCGTGAAAACTACCCAAAGTTTGTTTGGTGGGGTATTTTCAGGCGGAACTTCAAGCGACGGTAAAGGAACCTCCATGACGACTCCTGTTTTCGAAGCCGTGAGTCTCGACTCCGTCGAGCTCCTGCCGGCTCCGATCGATCCTTCGTGGATCCTCGAGGGTGCTCCCGTCGCGCGCAGCGGTCAGTGGTCCTGCAGCCCGGACACCACCACGTCGTCGTGGGTCTGGGACTGCACCGCCGGCACCTTCAACTGGTACTTCGAGCAGGACGAGACCATCCACGTCATCGAGGGCGAGGTCGTCGTCCAGTCCGCGGGCAACGAGCCCCGCGTGCTCCGCGCCGGGGATGCCGCTCTGTTCTACGCCGGCACCTGGGCCGAGTGGCACGTGCCGCACTACGTGCGCAAGCACGCCATCCTGCGCCCCCACATCCCGCGTCCCCTGTGGTTCGCGATGCGTGTCGCCCGCAAGCTGCGGGGCAAGGGCCGCTCCGGCGCCCTCGGCTGAGCGCGCAGCACTACAACGGCGAGTTCACCATCGAGTTCGCCGCCATCTCGATGTAGTCGACGAACTGCTGTCGATGCACATCGTCCATCGTGTCCGAGTCGATCGACGCCAGGGCCGTGTGCATCGCGCGCAGCCAGGCGTCGCGCTCGAACGGCCCGATGACGAACGGCGAGTGCCGCATCCGCAGACGCGGGTGGCCGCGCTCGTCCGAGTAGGTACGCGGACCACCCCAGTACTGCTCGAGGAACATGCGCATCCGGCGCTCCGCCGGGCCCAGGTCCTCCTCCGGGTACAGCCGCCGCAGAATCTCGTCCCGCTCGACCTCGGCGTAGAAGCGCGCGGTCAGGGTGCGAAACGTCTCCGCACCGCCGACCGCGTCGTAGAAGGTCTGTGCCGGCTCGGTCATGGCTCCATTGTTCTCCACGATCACGTGCTCATACTCGGGGCGGGTCCGAAGGGCCGCCCGTTGGGGTAGGGCGCCGCGATGCCGGACTCGTCGAAGGCGTCCAGGATCTGACGATGCAACTGGCGCTGCACGGCCCACTGCCGGCCGGGTCGGACCTTGATGGTCAGGCGCAGCGTCACCGTGTCCGACGTGACGGCGTCGACGCCGAGCATCTGCGGGGCCTCGAGAATGTCCTCCTGGAACTCGCCACGCTCGATGGACTCGCGCGCCGTGCGCTCGGCCACCTCGCACGCGACGTCGATGTCGGCGGAATGACTGACGGGGAGGTCCAACACCGCGACGGCGTGACCCTGGCTCATGTTGCCGACACGCAGCACCTCGCCGTTGCGGACGTACCAGAGCGTCCCGGAGATGTCGCGGACCGTGGTGACCCGCAGGCCCACGGTCTCGACCGTGCCCGATGCCTCGCCGAGATCGACGATGTCGCCGACTCCGTACTGGTCCTCGAGCAGCATGAAGATGCCGGAGAGGAAGTCGCGGACGAGGTTCTGCGCGCCGAAACCGAGCGCGACACCCACGATGCCTGCGGACGCGATGAAGGGGGCGACGTTCACACCGACGATGGAGAGCGCGGAGAGCACGAACCAGACCAGGATGCCGACGGAGACCGCCGACTTGAGCACCGAACCGATGGTGCGGGCGCGCTGGTTGCGGCGCTCGTTCAAGATGGTGGTGGTGACGCCGGCGGGGGCACGTTCGCGCAGCGGCCTCAGCAGGGGCGGTTTACCCGCAGCGCTGCGACCTGCGCCGGGTGAGCGGCTGGTGAACCGGTCGATCATGCGGTGCAGGATGTAACGCAGAACCACGGCGAGCAGGGCGTACCCCAGAACCTGGAGCGGGCGTTGGATCAGCCAGTCGCGACCGGTGTCGGAGAGCGAGAGGGCGAGGACGTCGTTCGGGTCGAAGGAATACACCTGAAAAGTCTACGGATCTCCTCGGCGCACGCCACCTGTCACCACCCGTCTCGTCACCCACCCCGCCACCCGTGCGGGGGGACACCCGGAGTTCACCGCGTGGCCGTCGGCCGGACCTCGAATGAGCGTGCGAACGGCACCGATTCGTGATGCACTGTGGTTGGTCTTCACGTGCGGGCGGTGGCTGTCGCAAACCAGTGGTAGTCGCGCCGCGCGCAGTGGTCACTGGAGGTGGCATGAAGAAGAGCGGGACTGTCGCGAAGGTTCGGGCCGGGCATCGACAACTGTCGCCCACCGACGCCGTGCAGGGCGGCGCGTCGGGGGCGCGACCCCAGTCCGAACACCCTGTCGTCTTCGGCGGCGCGTCGTTGCACGCCGTCACCGATCACTCCGATCCGGCCGACGTCGACGGGCACCTCGATCACGAGGACGCCGTCCCCGCCTGGGTGAAGCGGCGCGTACTCCTCCTGAACGCCACGTTCGAACCTCTCACCGCGCTGCCCATGCGGCGTGCCGTCGTCCTGCTGGTCTGCGAGAAGGCCGTCGTGGTGCACGACGACGACGACGGTCCCGTCGTCCACTCGGCGGACATCGCTCTGCAGGTGCCGTCGGTCATCCGCCTCCGCTCGTACGTGCGGGTGCCCTACCGGGCGCGCATTCCGATGACGCGGGCGGCTCTGATGCATCGGGACCGTTTCCGGTGCGCGTACTGCGGTTCCAAGGCCGAGACCATCGACCACGTGGTGCCGCGCAGTCGCGGCGGCGGTCACTCCTGGGAGAACTGCGTCGCGTGCTGCGCTTCCTGCAATCACCGCAAGGCGGACAAGATGCTCAGCGAGCTGGGGTGGACCCTGCGCGCCGCGCTGGTCCCGCCGAAGGGTCCGCACTGGCGACTGCTCGCGAGTATCAAGGAACTCGATCCCACCTGGCTGCCGTACCTGGGTGAGGGCGCGGCCTGACACCCGTCCACTAAGGTGATGGGCGTGAGCATCCTCGAAACCGCGCTGATCTTCGGACTGATTCCGTTGGCACTGTTCCTCGCGCTCTTCGTGTTCGCGAAGATCACGTCGACCGATCCCGCGCCGCGTCCCGCCCCCTACCGACTCGGGCAGCAGTGGGACCACGCCCCGGTGCTGTGGTCGGCCACGGACGAGGTGACGCCGTACTCGCAGCACGCTGCGCATTCGACACACGCCGAACTCACCGCGGGTTCGGCTTCGCTGGTAGGAGGCCGGGCAAGTGGCAAGTGGTGAACTCTCGACCCGTCGGATCGACGAGGAGAACCTTCCCGTCGGCCATGTGGTGACCGCGAGCGGTCGAGTCTCCGGTGTGCACCAGGTGGGCACCGTCAACCCCGACCTGTCCCCGTTCGCGACCGACGAGCTGATCCAGCTCGACGAGTCGCTCATCGAGGCCACCCGCCGTACGGGCATCCGCTTCAACGTGCTGGTCGGTGACCTCGGCCCCGACACCGCCGCGGGTGCGGACGCCGCTCTCGCGGGAACGCCCGAGGCCGAGTACTCGGTGCTCATCGCGGTCTCACCGAACCAGCACGCCATCGAGGTTCGTTCCGGTCGAGGCGTCGCCCATCTCGTCGACGACCGCATCGCGCAGCTCGGTATCACCGCGGCCACGGGATCCTTCCGTGACGGCGACCTGATCGACGGCCTCGTCGCCGCCGTGCGCGTCATGAGCGCGGCGATCACCGGCCCGTCCGCCTGACACGGCGCCACCCCGGAACAAAGACAAGGGCCCATCATCCGCGAGGATGATGGGCCCTTGTCCGTGCGCGAGTCAGGTGCGGTCAGGCACCGTCCGCCGCTCGAGCGGCGAGCGACCGCACCACGGACGCGCGACCCTCGACGACGAGGCGCGCGAGGGCCGGCGGGTGGTCGCCCGCGAGGAACTCGTCCGCCGCCGCCACCGACTGCTCACTGATGGACCAGGTCGGGTACAGACCGACGACGACGGTCTGCGCGACCTCGCTGGAACGACGTGCCCACACATCGGAGATGGCGTCGAAGTAGCGGGAGACGAACGGCTCCAACAACTCTCCCTGGCCCGCACCGGGGAACGCGCCGATGATGGCACGTGCGGTGATGTTGGGTAGGGAGTCGTTGTCGATGACCGTGGTCCACGCCTCCTCCTTGACCGAGGCCTGCGGGCGGGCAGCTCGCGCCGCCGCCGCGTTGCGGGCACCGGCCGCGGTGTTGTCCTTCTCGGCCTCGGCGTCGATCACGGGTGTGTCGGACCCCGTGTCGATCGCGCCGCTGCGAGCCAGAGCGGTGACGAACCGCCAGCGCAGATCGGTGTCGACGGTGAGGCCGCCCAGATCCTGGCCGTCCACGTCTCCGTCGAGCAGCGCCTGCAGCGCTGTCGTGTGGCGCTCGGCCAGCACGGACGAGGCCAGCGCGTTGACGTAGGCCAGCTGATGATCCGACCCACCGTCGGCCGCGCGCGCCAGCTCGAGGAGACGGTCGGCGAACTCGGGCCATCCCGTGGACTGCGCCCACCCCGGCTCGGCATAGCTGCCGAGCGCGGTCTGCGCCTGCAGCAGGAGCCGCTGCACGACTCCGACCTCGGTCTCGGAGGTGATGCCGCGCTGCACCAGTGCGACGAAGTCGCGTGCCTTCAGATCGGCCTGCCGGGTCATCTCCCACGCCGCCGACCACGCCAGGGTGCGGGGGAGCGACTCGGTGATGTCGCCGATGCGCGCGATGAGCGTCTCGAGCGAGGTCGGATCCAGCTGCAGCGAGCAGTACGTCAGGTCGTCGTCGTTGACGAGCACCAACCGACCGGCGGGCGTGCCCACCAGCGCGGGAACCTCGGTGCGCTCCTGCGGCTCGACGTCGAGCTCGACCCGCTGGGTGCGAGTGAGCGCGCCGGAGTCGTCACCGTCGTAGATGCCGACGGCGATGCGGTGCACGCGGCGCTCACCCTTGCCGGGTGCCGCGGCCCCCTGCACGACGGAGAAGGACGAGTAGTTGCCGTCGTCGTCGATCTCGAATTCCGGTGTCAGGGTGTTCAGGCCGGTGGTGCGCAGCCACTGATCACCCCAGTCCGACAGGTCGCGACCGGACGAGGCCTCGAGAGCCGACAGCAGATCCGAGAAGGTCGCGTTGCCGAAGGCGTGGTCGCGGAAGTAGCTGCGCAGGCCCGCGAGGAAGTCCTCGAGCCCGACGTAGGCGACGAGCTGCTTGAGGACGCTGGCGCCCTTGGCATAGGTGATGCCGTCGAAGTTGACCTCGACTGCGGCGAGATCGGGAATGTCCGCGGCGATGGGGTGCGTCGACGGCAACTGGTCCTGGCGGTAGGCCCAGCTCTTCTCGACGTTCGCGAACGTGGTCCACGCGCTGGTGTACTCGGTGGCCTCCGACTGGCAGAGCACCGACGCGAACGTGGCGAAGGACTCGTTGAGCCACAGGTCGTCCCACCACCGCATGGTCACGAGATCGCCGAACCACATGTGGGCCATCTCGTGCAGCACGGTCTCGGCGCGGCGCTCGTAGGAGTAGCGCGTCACCTTGGACCGGAAGACGTAGTCCTCCAGGAAGGTCACCGCGCCGGCGTTCTCCATGGCGCCCGCGTTGAACTCGGGCACGAACAGCTGGTCGTACTTGCCGAAGGCGTACGGGACACCGAAGTTACGGTGGTAGAACTCGAAGCCCTGCTTGGTCTCGGTGAAGAGGCGATCGGCGTCCATGTACTCCGACAGCGATGCGCGGCAGTAGATTCCGAGCGGAATGGTGCCGTGGTCGTCCGAGTAGGAATCGGTCCACTGCGCGTACGGGCCGGCGATGAGCGCGACGAGGTAGGTGCTCATCACAGGAGTCGTCTCGAACACGTGCGTCGTGGCACCGGACGCCTCGGAGGTCTCCGCGGCAGCCGCGTTGGAGATGACGGCCCAGTCCTTCGGTGCCGTCACCGTCACGTCGAAGGTCGCTTTGAGATCCGGCTGGTCGAAGCACGCGAACATGCGCTTGGCGTCCGCGGTCTCGAACTGGCTGTACAGGTAGACGGAGCCGTCCGACGGATCGACGAAGCGGTGCAGGCCCTCACCGGTATGGGAGTAGACGCATTCCGCGACCACGGTGAGCTCGTTGTGCTCCGCGAGGTCGGTGAGCGCGATGCCCGTCGACTCGTCGTAGGAGGAGACGTCGACGTCGGTTCCGTTGAGCGTCGCGGAGCTCACCGAGGCGGCGACGATGTCGACGACACTGGAGGCTCCGGCAGTCGCGTCGAAGGTGACGGTGGTGGTCGAGGAGAAGGTCTTCTCGCCCGGGCCACCGGCTCCGTCCGTCAGGTCGAGAGTGATGGAGTAGTGCGTGACCGTGAGCAGCGAGGACCGTTCCTCTGCCTGGTCCCTGGTCAAATTGGGGGCAACCACGTGCACCCTTTCTGTCGATTTCTTCTGCCACCGCCGAACTGCGGTCGCGGCTGTGTCCATCCCATCATGACGCCGGTCGCCGCGGGCGGGTAGAACAGGTGTGCAGAGTTCGTGTCACCGGCCCACTGTGCGGGACGCTCCGCAGACCAGCCGAACACCGAGCACTACCCGACGACGAAAGGACCGACGTGAGCGATAGCAAGGACGTGGCAGATTTCTGGTTCGACCCGCTCTGCCCGTGGTGCTGGATCACCTCGCGCTGGATTCTCGAGGTGGCGAAGGTTCGCGACATCGAGACGAACTTCCACGTCATGAGCCTGGCGGTCCTCAACGAGGGACGCGATCTTCCCGACGAGTACCAGGACATGATGAAGAAGGCGTGGGGTCCCGTCCGCGTCGCGATCGCGGCCGCGCAGGAGAAGGGCGACGAGATCCTCGCGCCGCTCTACACCGAGATGGGGACGCGAATCCACAACGAGGGCAACAAGGACTTCCCGGACGTGATCCAGAAGTCGCTCGCTGCACTGGACCTCCCGGCATCGTTGGCCGAGGCGGCCGCGAGCAGTGAGTTCGACGACGCGCTGCGCAAGAGCCACCACGCGGGAATGGACAAGGTGGGCAAGGACGTCGGCACGCCGACCATCCACGTCAACGGTGTCGCCTTCTTCGGTCCCGTGCTGTCGAGGATCCCGCGCGGCGAGGAGGCCGGCAAGCTGTGGGACGCGTCGGTGATCTTCGCGTCGTACCCGCACTTCTTCGAGCTCAAGCGTTCTCGCAACGAGGACCCGCAGTTCGACTGAGTCGACCGCGCACCCCGTCGGTGATTCCGGCGGGGTGCGTCAGACCACGATGAGGTCGGGACGGCCGCGGCGATCGCGAGTGCCGTCCCCGAACTCCAGTGCCTCGCCGCCGAGCCAGCGGCGCGCGGACCAGGCGGCCGCCACCGCGTCGAGCACGTCGTCCATCGCGGGCCCGTCCTCGATCGCACTCGTGGCCTCCAGCAGCGCCGGCACGTCCACCACCACCGAGAGTGCTTGCAGCCGTTGCGCGATGCCGCGGGCTCGTTTCTTCGACGTGAAACGGGTGGCGGGGGCGAGTGCCCGGAACGACGATTCCGGGTGCACCTCGATCACCCGCGCGATGTCTGGGTCGGCCGCGTCCCAGGCCCGGATGTGGTCGGTGAGGTACCAGGACTGCTTGCTGATGGCCTTGCCCGTGCGGGCGCGGGCGATCACGCAGGCGTCCTCCCAGGAGGCCGCCCACACCGCGTCGCGTATCGGCGTGGGGAAGAGCGACGATCGCGCCGGACCCAGGAACGTCCGAACCTGGAGTTCGCTCGCTCGCACTCCGGCGTCGGGAACGGTCAGCGGCATGTCGACCCCGACGGCCGCGCAGTCCCGGGTGGTGTCCAGGACGGCCGCGACGGTGTCGACCAGGGTCAACGACACTCGTCCCTCGTGGAGGCGAGCCACCACCCACCGGCCCGCGGCGCCGTCCACCCCGGCGACGGGGCCCCACCCGCACGGTGGCGTCGGGGCGGAGGGGGGCACCTGTCAAACTCTAGCCATGCGCGTATACCTGGGTGCCGATCACGCCGGCTTCGAGTTCAAGAATCAGATCATCGACCACCTGCGGGAATCGGGACACGAGCCGATCGACTGCGGTGCGTTCACGTACGACGCGGTGGACGACTACCCGGCGTTCTGCATCGAGGCGGCTCGCCGTACGGTCGCTGACCCGGAGAGCCTCGGACTGGTGCTCGGTGGCTCCGGCAACGGTGAGCAGATCGCGGCCAACAAGGTCCCCGGCGCGCGGTGTGCTCTCGCCTGGAGCGTCGAGACGGCCCAGCTCGCGCGTCAGCACAACAAGGCGCAGCTGATCGGCATCGGCGGCCGCATGCACACGCTGCCCGAGGCGCTCGCGATCGTGGACGCGTTCCTCGAGACCCCGTGGTCGGGCGAGGAGCGCCACCAGCGCCGCATCGACATCCTGTCCGAGTACGAGCGCACCGGCGACGCGCCGGCCGTTCCCGGTGCACCCTCGGCCGACGGCGGCTCCGAATAAGAGGGTCCGCACCACAGCCCGAGTAGTCAGGTACCACCCATGCCCGAGGGGCACACTCTCCATCGTCTGGCGCGACTGCACCAGAAGCGTTTCGGCGGCCAGGTCATCGAGGTGTCCAGTCCGCAGGGGCGTTTCGTCGACGGTGCCGAGTGGGTCTCCGGGCATGTCCTGAAGCGCGCCGACGCCTGGGGCAAGCATCTGCTCCACCGGTACGACAACGGGGCGATCGTCCACGTCCACCTCGGGCTGTACGGAAAGTTCGGCGAGCAGTCCGTTCCCATGAAGGAGCCCGTCGGCCAGGTGCGGATGCGCATGGTGGGGGAGGAGTACGGCACCGACCTGCGCGGCCCCACCCGCTGCGAGATCTTCGACGACACTCAGGTCGACGCGCTGGTGGCGCGCCTGGGTCCCGATCCGCTGCGCAAGGAGTCCGACCCGGAGAAGGCGTTCCACCGGATCCACAAGTCGGCCATGGCGGTCGGCGCGTTGCTGATGGAGCAGGACGTCATCGCCGGCATCGGCAACGTCTACCGGGCCGAGCTGCTGTTCCGGCACCGCGTGAGCCCGTTCCGCACGGGCAAGCACCTCGACCACGAGGAGTGGGACGAGATGTGGACGGATCTCGTCGAGTTGATGAAGGTGGGCGTGCGACGCGGGCGCATCATCACGCTGGACAAGGAACACGACTCGGGCACCGGGTCGCGTGGACCGGGACGCCCGCGTTCCTACGTCTACAAGAGGAACGGCCAGCCGTGCCTGATCTGCGGCACGACGATTCTCACCGCGGACATGAAGGGCCGCAACCTCTTCTGGTGCCCGACGTGTCAGGCGACGTGAGGTCGGTCGAGCACTGATCCGTCCGCGCGAGTTCCGGGGGGCGCACACCCGGTTCCGCTGACTGGACGGGGTGCACGGCACCGGGGGGTGTGCGGACCGGCGCCCGTGGAGGTCAGAAACCTCCGAAGTCGCCGCCGCCCCCGAAGTCGCCACCACCGCCGAAGTCGCCACCACCGCCGAAGTCGCCACCGCCATCGAACCCGCCGCCGTCGGAGTCGCCCCCACCGTCGTAGCCCCCGTCGCTCATGTCGGTCCCGTCGCCCTCACCACTGGCGAAGTTGTCCGCCCCGTAGCCCACGCCGGCCATCCCGGAGAACATCGCGGAGAACAGGAACATGGATCCCATGCCCCACGCGCCGGCCACGAGGGCGGGCTTCCACCACGGCTCGGAGTACCAGCCCGCAGGGACGGGGCGACCCGCCACGCGTCCGCCGGGGTAGTAGTTCGGCGTCTTCTCGGACGGTCCGGGGCTCGCGGTCACGGCCCGACCCTCGTAGTCGACGGTGCGTTCCTCGGTGACCTCGCCCGCGGACTTCTGTCCGTCGATGGTAGGGACCTCGGGGCCGGGGTCCATGCCCATCGCCAGCCGGGCAGCGCGGATGTAGTAGAGCCCTTCCAGCGCAGTCTGTTTGGCCAGACGCGCCTGGGTGGGGGACTGCGCCTGATCGATCTGTGAGCCCGCGGCCGTGTAGCGCTCGGACGCGTCGGCCAGAGCCTGCTTGGAGGCAGTGTCCGAGCCCACCAGGTTGTACACCTGGCCGCCGAGGCGCTCGATGGCCTGACGCGCGTCGGCCTTGGCGTCGTCGAGCGACTCGAGACTCCGTCGGCCGGACCTGCGCTGGGACACGACGACGACGCCGACGACCAGAGCCACGACGACGATGATCAGGAGCAGAGGTTCCATGGTCCCAGTGTACGGAGAGTCCGGTTCCGGTCGCGGATCACGACGCGGGGCGCAGCGACTCTCGACCGTTGCTCCACGCGTCCATGAGATGGTCCGCCAGGACGTTC
This window harbors:
- the ctaJ gene encoding aa3-type cytochrome oxidase subunit CtaJ translates to MGVSILETALIFGLIPLALFLALFVFAKITSTDPAPRPAPYRLGQQWDHAPVLWSATDEVTPYSQHAAHSTHAELTAGSASLVGGRASGKW
- a CDS encoding acyl-CoA thioesterase, producing MTDDELIGFHCPVEVRWSDMDVYQHINHARMVTLLEEARIPWLMADGVPTATLRNSAVIADLHVRYRGQLRHEDTPLDVFMWVEQLRAVDFTAGYEVRPHGAPMSTPPAIVASTQIAAFDIDTQRLRRLSGDEREYLQRWQRP
- a CDS encoding HNH endonuclease, translating into MKKSGTVAKVRAGHRQLSPTDAVQGGASGARPQSEHPVVFGGASLHAVTDHSDPADVDGHLDHEDAVPAWVKRRVLLLNATFEPLTALPMRRAVVLLVCEKAVVVHDDDDGPVVHSADIALQVPSVIRLRSYVRVPYRARIPMTRAALMHRDRFRCAYCGSKAETIDHVVPRSRGGGHSWENCVACCASCNHRKADKMLSELGWTLRAALVPPKGPHWRLLASIKELDPTWLPYLGEGAA
- a CDS encoding glycoside hydrolase family 13 protein; its protein translation is MSTPIDASAGLSPADGPSAPAPWWSDAVFYQIYPRSFADSDGDGIGDLGGIRDKLGYLELLGVDALWLSPVMRSPMVDHGYDVSDPRDIDPLFGSLETMDAVVTEAHARGMKVTMDLVPNHTSDQHEWFQAALAAAPGSPERARYVFRDGKGDGSEPPNNWPSIFGGPAWHRVTETDGTPGQWYLHIFAPEQPDLNWTEPEVLADLEATIRFWLDRGVDGFRIDVAHGMAKPADLPDMDLSVNELMRNEDGDPRFDDDGVHEIHRAIRRVVDEYDGAMTVGEVWVQDNERFSRYIRPDELTLGFNFRLAESAFDASAIRDAVDNSLDAVDRVGGTPTWTLSNHDVDREVTRYGGGEQGLQRARAMALVLLALPGVVFVYNGSELGLPNADLPDSALQDPAWFRSGGQERGRDACRVPLPWEGTEPPFGFSTARETWLPIPAEWAPLTVESQLEDVDSMLSLYRTALSLRAARPEFSEPGVEWYGSPPGCLAFRRRGGVICALNTTSEPITLPPGALLLASAPLQDGLLPADAAAWLV
- a CDS encoding cupin domain-containing protein, which encodes MTTPVFEAVSLDSVELLPAPIDPSWILEGAPVARSGQWSCSPDTTTSSWVWDCTAGTFNWYFEQDETIHVIEGEVVVQSAGNEPRVLRAGDAALFYAGTWAEWHVPHYVRKHAILRPHIPRPLWFAMRVARKLRGKGRSGALG
- a CDS encoding mechanosensitive ion channel family protein; the protein is MYSFDPNDVLALSLSDTGRDWLIQRPLQVLGYALLAVVLRYILHRMIDRFTSRSPGAGRSAAGKPPLLRPLRERAPAGVTTTILNERRNQRARTIGSVLKSAVSVGILVWFVLSALSIVGVNVAPFIASAGIVGVALGFGAQNLVRDFLSGIFMLLEDQYGVGDIVDLGEASGTVETVGLRVTTVRDISGTLWYVRNGEVLRVGNMSQGHAVAVLDLPVSHSADIDVACEVAERTARESIERGEFQEDILEAPQMLGVDAVTSDTVTLRLTIKVRPGRQWAVQRQLHRQILDAFDESGIAAPYPNGRPFGPAPSMST
- a CDS encoding globin, whose translation is MTEPAQTFYDAVGGAETFRTLTARFYAEVERDEILRRLYPEEDLGPAERRMRMFLEQYWGGPRTYSDERGHPRLRMRHSPFVIGPFERDAWLRAMHTALASIDSDTMDDVHRQQFVDYIEMAANSMVNSPL
- a CDS encoding DUF5130 family protein, with translation MASGELSTRRIDEENLPVGHVVTASGRVSGVHQVGTVNPDLSPFATDELIQLDESLIEATRRTGIRFNVLVGDLGPDTAAGADAALAGTPEAEYSVLIAVSPNQHAIEVRSGRGVAHLVDDRIAQLGITAATGSFRDGDLIDGLVAAVRVMSAAITGPSA